A stretch of the Aegilops tauschii subsp. strangulata cultivar AL8/78 chromosome 4, Aet v6.0, whole genome shotgun sequence genome encodes the following:
- the LOC109748249 gene encoding amino acid transporter AVT1H codes for MASRWCELVCPQPKQVASESMHGARLAAQQLSRGRDACDVEAGKPCQEADGGGRVEAVAVTTQQHHSKPTSTFAQSVINMVGMLIGLGQLSTPYALENGGWASIFLLVGLGIMCAYTANIIGRCLDEEPSSKTYQDIGQQAFGSKGRLIASAFIYLEIFFALVSYTISLSDNIPLVFAGVRLHLPWLRLSTTQLLTVIAVLVALPSLWLRNLSSISFLSFAGILMSMVIFVTILCTAAFSNVGLGKHIPVLRLDKIPTVSGLYMFSYAGHIVFPNIYTVMKDPSSFTKVSVTSFSMVAVLYTGLAFVGASLFGPTVNSQVTLSMPPGLLVTKVALWATVLTPVTKYALEFAPFAIQLEHHLPATMGPRARIIIRGSIGSAGLLLILALALSVPYFQYVLSLTGSLVSVAISVIFPCAFYLKIRWDRLSRPVVVLNAAMIAVGFVLAVVGTASSAKLLVKSIQNGHVA; via the exons ATGGCGAGTCGGTGGTGCGAGTTGGTGTGTCCGCAGCCTAAGCAGGTGGCGAGCGAGAGCATGCACGGCGCTCGGCTCGCGGCGCAGCAGCTGAGCAGGGGCCGCGATGCCTGCGACGTCGAAGCAGGCAAGCCATGTCAGGAGGCCGACGGCGGGGGGAGGGTCGAGGCAGTGGCAGTGACCACTCAGCAGCACCACAGCAAGCCTACCAGCACGTTTGCCCAGTCGGTCATCAACATGGTTGGCATGCTCATAG GACTTGGGCAGCTCTCCACTCCCTACGCCTTGGAGAACGGCGGCTGGGCCTCTATTTTCCTCCTGGTCGGGCTCGGCATCATGTGCGCCTATACCGCGAACATCATCGGCAGGTGCCTAGACGAGGAGCCCAGCTCCAAGACGTACCAGGATATTGGCCAGCAGGCGTTCGGCTCCAAGGGCCGGCTGATCGCCTCTGCATTCATCTACCTCGAGATCTTCTTCGCCCTGGTCTCCTACACCATCTCCCTCAGCGACAACATCCCGCTCGTGTTCGCCGGTGTCCGCCTCCACCTACCATGGCTGCGCCTCAGCACCACGCAGCTGCTCACCGTCATCGCCGTGCTGGTGGCTCTTCCCAGCCTTTGGCTAAGGAACCTATCGTCCATCTCCTTCCTCTCCTTCGCCGGCATCCTCATGTCGATGGTCATCTTCGTCACCATCCTCTGCACCGCGGCCTTCAGCAATGTCGGCCTAGGCAAGCACATCCCAGTCCTGAGGCTTGACAAGATCCCGACGGTGTCCGGCCTCTACATGTTCAGCTACGCCGGCCACATCGTCTTCCCCAACATCTACACTGTCATGAAGGACCCCtccagcttcaccaaggtctccGTCACGAGTTTCTCCATGGTCGCCGTGCTCTACACGGGCCTCGCGTTTGTCGGCGCGAGCCTCTTCGGTCCCACTGTGAACTCCCAGGTCACGCTCAGCATGCCGCCGGGGCTGCTGGTCACCAAAGTGGCGCTCTGGGCCACCGTGCTCACGCCGGTCACCAAGTACGCGCTCGAGTTCGCGCCCTTCGCCATTCAGCTCGAGCACCACCTGCCGGCGACCATGGGGCCTCGTGCCCGGATAATCATCCGTGGCAGCATCGGCTCGGCGGGGCTTCTCCTCATCCTGGCGCTGGCGCTCTCGGTTCCATATTTCCAGTACGTGCTCAGCCTCACCGGCTCGCTCGTCAGCGTGGCCATCTCGGTCATATTCCCCTGCGCGTTTTACCTCAAGATCCGCTGGGACCGGCTATCGCGCCCTGTCGTCGTGCTGAATGCGGCGATGATCGCCGTTGGTTTTGTTCTCGCGGTGGTGGGGACCGCTTCGTCAGCTAAGCTGCTGGTGAAAAGCATACAGAATGGACATGTGGCGTAG